The genome window CTTGGGAAGCAAATGCTTCGTTTAGCTCGATGACATCAAACTGGTTAATATCCATATTAAGCTGTTTGCATAGCTTTTGTGCCGCTGGGGCAGGGCCAAAGCCCATAATGCGAGGCTCAACGCCTGCTGTTGCACCGCCTAGCACTTTCGCAATAGGTGTGAGGCCGTACTTTTTAACGGCTGCTTCAGAAGCAATAATTAATGCAGCGGCGCCATCATTCACGCCCGACGCGTTGCCTGCCGTAACACTGCCTCCTTCACGAAACGGAGTGCCGAGTTTAGCTAAGGCATCAGCGGTAGTTTGCGGGCGAGGGTGCTCATCTTCTGCAAAAATGATGGGATCTTTTTTGCGTTGAGGTATCGTAACCGGGACAATCTCTTGTGCAAAAATACCGGCGGCTTGTGCTTTCGCTGCACGTTGTTGCGATTCCAGCGCAAAGGCGTCTTGGTCGGCGCGGCTAATGTTGAATTGTTCAGCGACGTTTTCACCTGTTTCGGGCATTGAATCAACGCCGTATTCGGCCTTCATCTTAGGGTTGATAAAGCGCCAGCCAATGGTAGTGTCATGAACTTCATTGTTTCGCGAAAATGCTGACGTCGCTTTTGGCATAACAAAAGGTGCGCGAGTCATACTTTCGGTGCCGCCTGCAATAATGACTTCGGCTTCACCGGCTTTGATTGCGCGGGAGGCCATGATAATAGCGTCCATCCCAGAACCACATAAGCGGTTAACGGTAGTACCGGTAACGCTATTAGGGTATCCCGCTAATAATGAAGACATACGGGCAACATTTCGGTTGTCTTCGCCTGCCTGATTAGCGCAACCAAAGATCACATCATCAATAGCCGCTGGGTCCAGTTCTGGGTTACGCTCTAACAAAGCTTTGAGCGGAATGGCGCCTAAATCGTCAGGACGCACTGTAGAGAGTGTGCCGCCAAATCGTCCAAACGGCGTGCGAATATAGTCGCATATGTAAGCTACGGTCATCATGATATCTCGGTTATTTTCCGGCGTGTGCTTTAGCCGTACGTTCATTTAGTGCGCGTAGAGCGTCAAGTTCAATCGCAGTGGGCTCCGGTGTTTCGATTACTTGGTCAGCAAAACGAACAGCCCAGCCTGTATTCTCTTGGATTTGCTCACGTGTTACGCCGGGGTGGATAGACGTCACTATGAACTCTTTAGTGGCCGGGTCTGTTTCGAAAATACAAAGATCCGTTGTTAATCGGCTAGGGCCTTTTGTCTTAACGCCGAGCTCTTCTCGCTCTTTGCCTGTTTTGCCGTGACCAAGCGATGTAATAAAGTCGATGTTTTCAACAAAACCACGGTTGGTTTGTTTCATGACAATAAATATTTCACCGCATGAAGTAGCGATCTCAGGCGCTCCACCGCCACCAGGCAGGCGAACCTTAGGGTTGTGGTAGTCTCCACCAACAACAGTGGTGTTGATGTTGCCAAATTTATCCAGTTGAGCAGCACCTAGGAAGCCAACTGAGATTCGTCCACCTTGTAGCCAGTAGCGGAACATTTCTGGAACAGACACGGTCGTTACCGAAGTGTCGCATAGCTCACCATCACCGATAGATAGTGGTAATACATCAGGTTTTGTACCAATGGTGCCTGATTCGTAGATTAACGTGACGCCGGGTGCATGTGTTAAGCGTGCTAGGTTACAGGCAGCTGAAGGCATGCCAATACCCACGAAGCAGACGTCGTCATTTCGGATAGCGCGGGCTGCTGCAATGGTCATCATTTCTGTCGGAGTGTAACTCATCTCACTTCTCCTTTTTCTTATCGGCAACACGTTGCGCAAAAATCTCGGGACCTACTTCTAATACGTTCTCTTTCATCCACGCCAGGAATGCATCTCTATCAGAGGCGATAGGGTCCCAGTTTTTATAGAAAGCATTATCTCGGTCGTAATAGCCCATCGCATAGGAAGGATGAGCGCCGCCTTGGACGACGGCAATAGACTTTACCGTCCAGCTAGGTAGGACGCAGGCATTAATGTGGATGTCGTCAAAGTCATCGACTATCTCTTCAACGGTTACTATGGCGCGTTTGGCGGCGAGAATGGCTTCTTTTTGAACCCCTACAATACCTTCAATTAACACATCACCATTCTTGTTAGCTTTTTGGGCGTGGATGATAGCGACATCTGGCTGGATAGAGGGAATAGCTGCCAGTTTTTCACCTGTGAACGGGCACTCTACGCGTTTGATGTTAGGGTTTACTTCTTCTAATTGCGCGCCAAGGTAACCACGGAAAATAGCACACGGTAAACCTGCAGCACCGGCTTCATAAGCATTTGCCATGGCTGCATGGCTATGTTCTTCGATCTCAAGTTTGTGCGGCCAGCTTTTTTCATAAGCATCACGCAAACGACGAAGTGAGCCGACACCTGGGTTTCCACCCCAGGAGAAGATGATTTTTTTGGCGCAGCCCATACCGATCAATTGATCATAGATGAGGTCTGGAGTCATGCGGATCAAAGTAAGATCTTTTTTATTCTGACGGATGACTTCATGCGCGGCGGCATGAGGGATTAGATGGGTAAAGCCTTCCATTGCGATCACATCACCGTCAAAGACGTTTTCTGCGATTGCTTCTTTAAGGGAGACAAACTTTGCCATGGCAAGGGTTCCTCAATTATATAAGAGCAGACACAAAACGACGGCCAGATTATCAAGATACTAGGCTCGCCGATTGCTTTTCAAAGGAGCGTTATACGGGCTTTAGCCCCAAAATTTGGCGAGCTTGCGCCGGGGTAGCCACTGTACGTCCATAATCAACGACCATACCCGCTAAGCGCTCTACTAATTGTGCGTTGCTTTTAGCGAGGTTGTCTTTGTCGAAGCGGATGTTATCTTCTAAACCTGTACGTACATGTCCACCGAGTTCAAGCGCCCACTGGTTTAGAATGAGCTGGTACTTTCCAATACCTGCTGCCGTCCATGTGCCGTCTGGGCATACACGCTTAAATTGTTTGATCATGAACTCTAGTACTTCGCGATCGGCTGGGATTGCGTTTGGGATAGAGGTCACAAACTGCAGGTGTACAGGCGATTTGAGCAGGCCTCGTTCTACCAGTTTGGCTGTATTAAAAATCATCGACAGATCAAAGGCTTCAATCTCTGGTTTAATATCGTTATCAAGCATACGTTGCGCAAGATCATCGATCAGCTGCGGAGAGTTTGCATAAACAATCGACCCAAAGTTGACAGAACCTGTCGCAAGCGAAGCCATATCAGGTTTGAGATGTAACATGCCACCACGTTCTGCACCAGAGCCACTTCGGCCACCCGTAGAAAATTGAGTGATCATTCCTGGGCAGTGTTTGCGTATGCCTTCTTGCACTAAAGCAAAACGTTCTGGGTCTGAGCTCGTCGTTCCGTCGTCGTTTCTGACATGCAGGTGCACTAAGGTCGCGCCTGCTTCGTAAGCTTCGTGCGTTGACTCAATTTGTTCTGCCGGCGTGATAGGAACGGCTGGGTTATTCTGCTTTTGAGGCAGAGACCCCGTAATAGCTACGCTAATGATGCAGGGAGATGACATGTTTAATCCTCAGAAGTTGAAGAACACAGTTTCTTGATCGCCCTGCATATGAATATCGAAGTGATATTCAATGCCTGTCGCCGTCTCGTGACGTTGTGCGATTAGCGTAGGGCGACGACTTTCCTCAACTTTATTTAGCGTGGAATCGCTCGCATTAGCGGCAGCTTCATCGCTAAAGTAAACGCGTGTATAAGCATGGTTAGGCAAGCCGCGCATAAACACGATCACGCTGATATAAGGTGCTTTACCTGCTTCTGATGACCCAGGTTTAATGGTTTCAAACGCAAAGTGGTGATCGGCTGTCATACCTGTACCGCAGCGACCAAACCCAGAGAAAGCTGGATCAAGTTTACGGTCTTGGCGTCCATCATTAGGATGATTAAATCGACCAGCGGCGTTCGCTTGCCAGAGTTCAATCATTGCGTCATTGACCACTTGGCCTTGGCCGTCGAACACTCGCCCTTTGATACGGATGCGCTCACCCTCAGTTGTATCCGTTACCATGACGGCATCTGCAACTTGAGTATGGTTATAGTGATATTGCTGCGCAGTTAAGCCATAGGCGAAGTAAGGGCCAACGGTTTGTGAAGGCGTTTGTTTCATAGACATAATTAAGCCTCCATCGGCGTTGCTGAAACACCACGTAGAACGATGTCAAAAATATAACCTAGTGCGAAACCTTCTTCGGTAACATCGATAGAAAATTCGCTAATCATACGTTCACGCGCACCCGCGGGAACCGATTGATAAATAGGGTCAAGGTCTAGCAGCGGATCGCCAGGAAAGTACATTTGCGTGACTAGGCGTGAAGCGATGCTGCCACCAAATAATGAGAAGTGAATATGATTAGGGCGCCACGCATTAGCGTGGTTGCCCCAAGGATAAGCGCCGGGCTTGATGGTATAAAACTTGTATCGACCCTCAGCGTCAGTCAAACAGCGGCCAGAGCCTAAAAAGTTAGGGTCCAGCGGTGCATCGTGCTGATCTTGCTTATGGATATAACGTCCACCTGCATTGGCTTGCCACACTTCGACCAGAGTGTTGGCAACAGGATTGCCGTTCTCATCCAATACGCGGCCGGTCACGACGATACGTTCGCCAATAGGCTCGCCGTTGACTTGCCCATTCTTTGTTAAGTCGTGATCAAGCTCGCCAATCACTTCTGCACCATAGGCGGGGCCTGTTAGCTCCGATAGCTCCGGATCAATTTCAACTAAGCTTTTTGATACACCACGTAAAATGGAGGATTTGTATTCAGGACTAATATAAGCCGCATGGCTATCCCAGTCTCTAGGTGTCACTTTACTCATGAGTTCTTGTCCCCATCAATGGAAATACCTATCTCTGCGTAGGCTTGTTTTGCCACACGAATGGCGATGTTTGATGCTGGAACACCCGCATATACACCAAGGTGTAATAAAGTTTCGCGTACTTCATCGAGGGTTGCGCCAGTGTTTTGTGTTGCTCTAACGTGCATTGCCAGCTCTTCGTCATGACCTAGCGCTGCTAATAGTGCAATCGTAATCAGACTGCGATCCCGTTTGCTGAGAAACGGGCGGCTCCATACGGAACCCCAAGCGCCTTCTGTTATGAAAGTTTGAAAGGGTTCGTCGAATGTTGTTTTATTGCTTTCTGCACGGTCGACATGAGCATCGCCAAGGACCGAGCGGCGTACCTTCATACCTGCATCGAAGCGTGTCAGTGGTTCACTTACATTACGAAGAAAGCCTTGAATGAGTTTAGCTAAAGCGTCTGGTTGCTCAACACAAGGCAGGTGGCCTGCATTTTTAATGATTTCAAACTGCGCACCAGGAATGAGTTCGGCTGTTGAACGCACTAATTCGGGTGGTGTTGCACCATCTTCATCACCCACAATACACAGTGTAGGTTGTGTTAATTGCGAACTGCTTTGCGTTAAATCTGCATTACGAATGGCTTTACAGGTGGCGGTGTAGCCTTCTACGGGAGTGCGCGCCAGCATGTTTTTCCACAAAACTACTTCCGCTTCTTGCTCGGTACGGAAATTACTGGCAAACCAGCGTTCCATCACTGCATCAGCAATATGGCCTATTCCATGTTGAGTGACTGTTTCCATGCGGGCATCCCAGGTTTCTGCCGGGCCAATTTTGTGAGCGGTATCACAGAGAATAAGGTGTTTCACCAGCTCCGGACGTTTAGCCGCTACTCCCTGCGCGATAAGTCCTCCTACAGATAATCCGCACAGAATGGTTTGGCTGATATGTAAAGAGTCTAATAGAGCGATTAAATCGCTAATATGATCGTCAATGGTGTCGGGCAAGTTGTTACAAGACGATAAGCCATGTCCACGTTTGTCATAGCGCAAAAAACGGTATTGGTCTTTCAAGTAAGGCAGCAAAGGGTCCCAGACGCGCATGTCAGTACCCAATGAGTTTGAAAAGACGATAAGTGGCAAATGTGAGGGACCGTCCAATTGGTAGTGTAGGACGTCTCCGTTATTTGACAGGGTTTGCATAGGTATCAGCCTTATTGTTAGTTTTTGGCTAGTTGATCCCCATACTTTTGACAACTTTTTATGTTATGTAAAATGAGCTTTTGTTGTATTTTTATATCGTTTTCGATATGTAAACGTTTTCTATCGCTTTTTGCTGCGTGTTAGTTAACTGGATTTGCCTCTGCCGTATCGCGCACTGCATTCATAAACATTTGCATTACAGGGGTCGGGATAGTGTCGGCACGTGTCGTTAGTCCGACTGGGCCTAAGGTTTCTTTTGTATCTAAAGGCAACTCAATAAATATGTTGTCTTTGATTTCACGTGCCACTACGCCGCGCGAAATAACCCAAATAGCATCAGTTTGGCGGATGTACTCTTTACCGAATGAGTCTGAGATAGTTTCGATGCGGTCGGGTAGTGCGCCAAAGCCTTGAGCTAATAAAAAGCGTTCAACGGCAGGAGCAATCAGTGAGGCTTTAGGTGGGTAAATGACGGTGTACTGGCTAACGTCTTTTACGTCTAACATTGGTTTGCTAAGCAAAGGATGGCCTGGGCGAACCACAAACGTTACGCGTTCAGAGTACAGGTGCTGAAAAGATAGGCCTGACATTTGTTCTGGTTCAGCTAGGCGTCCTACTACTAGATCCAGTTCACCTACGCGCAATTGGCTTACTAATAATGAATTGGGCCCCGAGACAAGATTGAGCGTTGCATCAATACCGCTTTCGCGAAAACGCTGTACAGCATTGGGTAAAATAGAGGTGGCAACGGTAGGAAGTACACCCACACTAAGTGTTGTTTTCCCTTTTTGCTGCGCTTGAGCAATACTGTCGGTCCCTTCACGTAATGCGGCAACGCTAGCCCCTGCATACTTGAGAAAAACCTCTCCAAATTGTGTTAGCTCTACTCCTTTCTTATTGCGCTCAAGCAATCGAACACCGAGCATTTCCTCAAGCTCTTTTAGCTTTTTGGATACAGCAGGTTGCGTTAGAGCAAGAACATCAGCCGCTCTGCCAACGCTGCCTTGGCGTGTAACTTCTAAAAAGCATTGTAAGTGCCTGTACTTAATTCGGTTCTCAAGCATCACTTATGTCCTGGTTGGGGGTAGGTAAATTTAAAATGCGTTATGCAGTTTCTGAGTATGTTTAAAATATAGGGTACTTTTAAATATATTGATATTATGCTTATTTATGTAGTTGATTCCATTTAATTCATATTATTTATATCAAAAAAAGAATAATAAACTATCTTTATTTCATTTCCACACCGTTTAAGTAGTCGCTAATGTGGGTAGTAATATTGAATAAGAATCCGTCGTTGCTGGGTTTACAGCTCGATTCTCTGGGTAAGTCACGTTATGAAAAAATCTATTGCTACCGTAACCCTTTCTGGAACATTGCAGCAAAAGCTTGAAGCTGCCTCCGCAGCCGGCTTTGATGGCGTTGAAATCTTCGAGAATGATTTAACCCAATTCGCCGGTTCTGCGGCAGATGTACGTAGGATGGCTAATGACCTAGACCTAGAGATCATAGCGCTGCAACCGTTTCGTGATTTTGAAGCGATGCCAGAGCCTTACCGTACACAGAATTTTTATCGTGCTCAGAAAAAGTTCGAATTGATGCACGAGTTGGGTACTCAGCGATTATTGATCTGCAGTAACGTTTCTCCTCACGTGATAGACGATAAGCAGCGGGCGGCGGCTGATTTGAGAGAGTTAGGCGAGTTGGCCAAAAAAGAAGGTTTCATCATTGGCTATGAAGCGCTGGCTTGGGGACGATATGTAGCTGACTACTGCGATGCGTGGGATATCGTTAAGCGTGCTGATCACAGTAATGTAGGGATCATTATTGATCCTTTCCATATGTTTGCACGTGGCAATACGCTAGATCTATTACGTGACGAAATTCCGATAGAAAAGATAGCGCTGGTACAAGTGGCTGATGCACCCAGTTTACAAATGGATGTACTTAGTTACAGCCGTCACTTTCGTTGCTTTCCCGGTCAAGGTGACTTGCCGGTTGTCGAGCTTGTGCAAACGTTACGAGATAAAGGCTTTGATGATTATTTGTCTCATGAAATTTTTAATGATGAGTTTCGTTCTTCTTCCCCTTTGGAGAAAGCAATAGATGGTATGCGCTCATTGCTTTGGTTGGAAGAGCAGACCGCCCCTAAAGTAGAGCAGGTAGCGCCTGCGGTGCCCGCTATTACAGATGTTGAATTTATTGAATTTTCTGTGGAAGGCAATAGTGGGGAACAGTTAATCGCTATGCTTTCGGCTTTGGGCTTTACCGAAACGCATAAGCATCGTTCCAAGAATGTTAGCTTGATGCGCCAGGGGGATATCAATCTTGTACTTAATCGAGAGCCGCAAAGTTTAGCGCATCAGCATTATCAAAAGCACGGTGTGTCCGTATGCGCTCTGGCGTTTACCACAGATGATTTAAAGGGCATGTTAAAGCGGGCTGACTTTTATCGCTGCCCTCGATTTGAAGGGCAGTCTGGCCCCGGCGAGCTAAATATACCTGCTATCCGAGGAATTGATGACAGCCTTGTTTATTTTGTTGAGCGCCGGGCCGGTATTCGTTTTTTTGATATCGACTTTGAACCTGTAGCTGATGTCGAGGCGTCAGCCGTTGGACTTAAGCGCATCGATCATGTGGGGCAGACGGTCTCTAATACAGATTTCCTTTCTGCGGCTTTCTTTTATAAATCTTTATTTGATTTTGATATTGAGGCGAGTACCGATTTGCCTGATATTTACGGGTTAGTTGTCAGTCGTGTTGCCGTAAGCTCGGATAATCGAGTGCGTATCCCCATCAATATGACAGAGGCTAGAAATGCATCTGCTCAACGTTTTTTACAGCATTCTAAGGGGTCGGGGGTCCAGCAAATAGCTTTCAGTTGCGAGGATATTTTTGCCGCTGCTGAGCATGTAGGAGCAACTCACTTGCTGCCTATTCCAGAGAACTATTATAGAGATTTAGACGCTCGTTTTGCCTTAGATATTGGGTTGCTAGATCAGATGAAAGCTAATCATGTGTTGTACGATCGCAATGAGGATGGTGAATTTTTCCATTTTTATACGCAAACTGTCCATGGCGTGTTTTTTGAAGTGGTGCAGCGCATTGATGACTATAATCGCTATGGAGAGGCAAACGCGTTTATACGTTTGGCTTCCCAAGCAGTCAGTAGCCAGGAATTAGTAACTAATAAGTAGCTAATATAAGTAACTACCACTCACTGATGTGCTTAGTGATGACCTTGCCAGCAATACTGAACACCTCAATCCATTATGTGCTCTTTGCCAAGCTCTATGTAAGACTCATGCTTCTTGTATGGACCTAACTTTGACCCTCATAGGTCGGTGTAAGCCATCATGTATATTCCCTCCTAAACTTCCCCGTTGGTTAGGCGACTACATGGTTAGTGCCTTTGTAGCAAAGCTTTGTTTGCTGACGGTGTCTTAAAGATAAGGCGTAAAAGTTGATTAAATAAGCTAATCCACCACTGATTATAAAATCAGCCTTGCGTTCAGGCGCGGTAGGCGCATTGTCATTGGGAGACTAATTTTCGATTGGTGGGCACTGCGTCTTTATAGGTCTATAGTGAATACTGTTGGTTGAGTGTGTTGTTCGTTCTTTTGTAGCTCCTTAACACAGTGCTATAAAAAATGTAGCTCTGGCCGATAATCTTAGTAATTAAACTAATAGGCCTTGATATGCAAAAGCTATCAATTCAGGTGCTGTCGAATCATAAAGGAAGCCTGATAGACAACAGTGGCTATTCGTTGAATTGGGAAGTGCTGGGTCAAGGGCACAATTTAAATTTTGATGAGATAGCCTGTTGGCGTGATTCCACTCTTGTTCAATTAGATTTTGATTTGGTTTTAGTGTTTGACAGTACAGACCAAGAAGCTGAGCAAACACAACTGTTTACTGAAATATCGAATCGCTACCCTACGGCAGTTAGAGCCTTGGTATGTAAAGAAGTGGATGTGCTGCATTTAAATGACGCGGGATTAGTCCATTTTAGTTTACCGGAAGACGACCTAACCATCGCCTTGCTAGCGTTGCTGCCGCGTGTACGAATGTTGCAACAACTTAACTTAGAGAAAGAGTTGCGCATCCAGCTTTGCCAACTTCGTCATCTGCCCGTCCTACCAGAGCCTTATTTACGATTAATGCGTCTTTTACGTGCTAAAGATGTCGATATTAGCTCGATAGTTAGAGCGGTTAAACGCGATCAAGTTCTTCTGGGAAAAGTTTTGCATGCTGCTAACGCAACGACGTTGGCTTTAGGGCATACCGTGACTGACGCTCATGAGGCGGTAGTGCGGCTGGGGCTTGACCGTATGTATTATTTGGTCATTGTTGTAGGTGTGTTTGTTAATCTTCCTAAAACCTCCCATTTTCAGCGTAGTTTGGCGTTATCAAGAGCGATGGATGTCGCTTATTGGGCCTCTAAATTGGGAACCGACCTTGATGCCTCTCGTGGCTCGCTTGATAAATGTTACCTTGCCGGTTTGTTGCATAACATTGGTGATCTAGTCATTGCTCAAGTTGAGCAAGATGATATGGATTTAAGCTCAGCATTTGACTTTTCATATGGGGATGCAGCCGCTCCGGGTGCTTTTTGGTTAGCCCTGTGGGGGTTTGACAGTCAAGTGGTGAGCGCTGTTGCCCAGCAAGGTAGCTTAAAATTAGTTGACCTTGAGCGTCATCAAGTACCGTCGTTACTATTACTTGCTAAAATTTTTGAGGAAGCACGTCGCTCTGGAGGCCTGGCAGAAAAGTTAGCGCAACTTCAATTTTCTGATCCTAGCCTTATTGATCAACTCATTCTTATTGAGTAGTGACTAAATGAACAATCCGTCAATCAATGATAAGTGCGTTAATAGTCGTGTTGGCTTTTTTCAGCAGTAACTGTCGGCATCTCTATCAATAAGGAGCTTCGAAAAATGGTGCTTGAATGTTAAGAAAGCAGTGGCAGTCGGCTCATCATCGGCTCTTCTCTTTTATATTAGGCTGGATATTACTGGTTGTTATTAACCCGAATGTCTTGGCTGTTAATGCTGATGACTTTAAACAATTAGTCACTGATGACGCGCACCCTGTCCAGTTTAAACAGAGCTCGTCCGTTAAAATTGCGGTTGTGTATCCGGGTTTTCAGTCGTCTGATTATTGGCAGCGCAGCATTCGCTCTTTGACGGGGCGGTTAGATGCCATTGAGTTGGATTATCATCTGGATGTTCGTTTTTCGGCTCCAGCGGAAGGTGTAGATTTGCAGGTAAGGCAGATAAAGTCCGTTTTATCTAAGGAGCCTGATTATCTAATTTTGACAATTAACTCACTGCAACAACAACGCATCGTAGAGCTGTTGTTAGAACAGGATAAGCCTAAAATAATAGTTCAAAATTTAACCAAGCCTGTGGAGGAGTGGTTTGATTTTCAGCCGTTTTTATATGTGGGTTTTGATCATGCTCAAGGTGCTTTGGAGCTGGCGGATTACTTTAAAGTTCGCTTCCCTAAAGGTACGCCCTATGGTTTGCTCTTATGGAACAAAGGAGTGGTAAGTGACCAACGTGGTTTGACTTTTGAGCGTGCTGTAAGTGGCTATCATGATTTAAAGGCAAGTTACTTTACTAACGCTAGCCGAGAAATGGCAAAAGCTCAGGCACTCGCTCTTATAACGGAGTACCCCGAAATTAAATATATTTATGCGTGTACCACCGATGTGGCTTTAGGAGCAGTGGATGCTTTACATGAATTAGGGCGTGAAGACATTGTCATCAATGGTTGGGGAGGAGGGTTAGCCGAAATAGAAGCGTTTGAAAGAGGAGATTTAGACGTTTTATTGATGAGGATGAATGACCAAAATGGTGTGGCTATAGCCGAAGCTATCTCTCTGGATCGTCAGAAGAAAGAAGTTCCGTTGGTGTTCTCTGGCGATTTCTCGGTATTGCACAACAATTCAACTCCAGAAATACTAAGAACTCTTATATCAAAAGCATTTATCTACTCAGGGCCATGATGCAATGACTTTTCGCTTTAGAACATTGACGTTCTTGTTGTTTCTGGTGGTTATCTCCGGCTTTCTTTTACTGTTTTCTCTTAATGCTTATTACACAACATCCCAAATCCTAAAAGAAGCGGCTAGAGAATCACTCGCGCGCAGTGCAGAAGCAGTCCAGCATGAGTTTGATATACAGTTACGCCTCATTGATCAAGATCTCCACATGTTGTCTGTAGATCTGGCACTTGAACCTAATCTGTTAAACAAGACGCGCCCAGAGCTCGATGAAATTGTATTAGGCGAGAATAGAGGTAAACGACAGCATCGATATGCTTTTGCTCTCGTTTATCTTTTGCAAGAAGGCCAGTGCTTTTTGTTGAAAAATCCGTTGCTGGATATCGGGCCTACCAACTGCAAACAGTTATATAGCAAATACAATGATGCTACGCGCCAAGAATGGAATTTATTGAATAACGGTTCCGAATGGCTATTGATTAAAGATTATTTGATAACCAACGCCGATCAAAAGGTTGTTGGAAGGTTGGTTGGTGGTATCAAGCTATCAAACAACAAGTTATTTTTAAATCAATTGGTGCATAGAACGCAGGCGGTTATTGACCGGGCTAGGTTACTGGTTGATGGGGTAACACTAACAGATCACGTTTTTGAAAAGCCCGTTGAAGGCGC of Neptunomonas phycophila contains these proteins:
- the pcaH gene encoding protocatechuate 3,4-dioxygenase subunit beta, giving the protein MSKVTPRDWDSHAAYISPEYKSSILRGVSKSLVEIDPELSELTGPAYGAEVIGELDHDLTKNGQVNGEPIGERIVVTGRVLDENGNPVANTLVEVWQANAGGRYIHKQDQHDAPLDPNFLGSGRCLTDAEGRYKFYTIKPGAYPWGNHANAWRPNHIHFSLFGGSIASRLVTQMYFPGDPLLDLDPIYQSVPAGARERMISEFSIDVTEEGFALGYIFDIVLRGVSATPMEA
- the pcaD gene encoding 3-oxoadipate enol-lactonase, whose protein sequence is MQTLSNNGDVLHYQLDGPSHLPLIVFSNSLGTDMRVWDPLLPYLKDQYRFLRYDKRGHGLSSCNNLPDTIDDHISDLIALLDSLHISQTILCGLSVGGLIAQGVAAKRPELVKHLILCDTAHKIGPAETWDARMETVTQHGIGHIADAVMERWFASNFRTEQEAEVVLWKNMLARTPVEGYTATCKAIRNADLTQSSSQLTQPTLCIVGDEDGATPPELVRSTAELIPGAQFEIIKNAGHLPCVEQPDALAKLIQGFLRNVSEPLTRFDAGMKVRRSVLGDAHVDRAESNKTTFDEPFQTFITEGAWGSVWSRPFLSKRDRSLITIALLAALGHDEELAMHVRATQNTGATLDEVRETLLHLGVYAGVPASNIAIRVAKQAYAEIGISIDGDKNS
- a CDS encoding 3-keto-5-aminohexanoate cleavage protein produces the protein MSSPCIISVAITGSLPQKQNNPAVPITPAEQIESTHEAYEAGATLVHLHVRNDDGTTSSDPERFALVQEGIRKHCPGMITQFSTGGRSGSGAERGGMLHLKPDMASLATGSVNFGSIVYANSPQLIDDLAQRMLDNDIKPEIEAFDLSMIFNTAKLVERGLLKSPVHLQFVTSIPNAIPADREVLEFMIKQFKRVCPDGTWTAAGIGKYQLILNQWALELGGHVRTGLEDNIRFDKDNLAKSNAQLVERLAGMVVDYGRTVATPAQARQILGLKPV
- the pcaG gene encoding protocatechuate 3,4-dioxygenase subunit alpha, coding for MSMKQTPSQTVGPYFAYGLTAQQYHYNHTQVADAVMVTDTTEGERIRIKGRVFDGQGQVVNDAMIELWQANAAGRFNHPNDGRQDRKLDPAFSGFGRCGTGMTADHHFAFETIKPGSSEAGKAPYISVIVFMRGLPNHAYTRVYFSDEAAANASDSTLNKVEESRRPTLIAQRHETATGIEYHFDIHMQGDQETVFFNF
- a CDS encoding CoA transferase subunit A codes for the protein MAKFVSLKEAIAENVFDGDVIAMEGFTHLIPHAAAHEVIRQNKKDLTLIRMTPDLIYDQLIGMGCAKKIIFSWGGNPGVGSLRRLRDAYEKSWPHKLEIEEHSHAAMANAYEAGAAGLPCAIFRGYLGAQLEEVNPNIKRVECPFTGEKLAAIPSIQPDVAIIHAQKANKNGDVLIEGIVGVQKEAILAAKRAIVTVEEIVDDFDDIHINACVLPSWTVKSIAVVQGGAHPSYAMGYYDRDNAFYKNWDPIASDRDAFLAWMKENVLEVGPEIFAQRVADKKKEK
- the pcaQ gene encoding pca operon transcription factor PcaQ yields the protein MLENRIKYRHLQCFLEVTRQGSVGRAADVLALTQPAVSKKLKELEEMLGVRLLERNKKGVELTQFGEVFLKYAGASVAALREGTDSIAQAQQKGKTTLSVGVLPTVATSILPNAVQRFRESGIDATLNLVSGPNSLLVSQLRVGELDLVVGRLAEPEQMSGLSFQHLYSERVTFVVRPGHPLLSKPMLDVKDVSQYTVIYPPKASLIAPAVERFLLAQGFGALPDRIETISDSFGKEYIRQTDAIWVISRGVVAREIKDNIFIELPLDTKETLGPVGLTTRADTIPTPVMQMFMNAVRDTAEANPVN
- the pcaF gene encoding 3-oxoadipyl-CoA thiolase yields the protein MTVAYICDYIRTPFGRFGGTLSTVRPDDLGAIPLKALLERNPELDPAAIDDVIFGCANQAGEDNRNVARMSSLLAGYPNSVTGTTVNRLCGSGMDAIIMASRAIKAGEAEVIIAGGTESMTRAPFVMPKATSAFSRNNEVHDTTIGWRFINPKMKAEYGVDSMPETGENVAEQFNISRADQDAFALESQQRAAKAQAAGIFAQEIVPVTIPQRKKDPIIFAEDEHPRPQTTADALAKLGTPFREGGSVTAGNASGVNDGAAALIIASEAAVKKYGLTPIAKVLGGATAGVEPRIMGFGPAPAAQKLCKQLNMDINQFDVIELNEAFASQALATLRDLGLPDNAAHVNPNGGAIAIGHPLGASGARITGTAALELKRTGKKYALAAMCIGVGQGIAIAIEAV
- a CDS encoding CoA-transferase subunit beta codes for the protein MSYTPTEMMTIAAARAIRNDDVCFVGIGMPSAACNLARLTHAPGVTLIYESGTIGTKPDVLPLSIGDGELCDTSVTTVSVPEMFRYWLQGGRISVGFLGAAQLDKFGNINTTVVGGDYHNPKVRLPGGGGAPEIATSCGEIFIVMKQTNRGFVENIDFITSLGHGKTGKEREELGVKTKGPSRLTTDLCIFETDPATKEFIVTSIHPGVTREQIQENTGWAVRFADQVIETPEPTAIELDALRALNERTAKAHAGK